The proteins below come from a single Candidozyma auris chromosome 3, complete sequence genomic window:
- a CDS encoding SCP2 sterol-binding domain-containing protein produces MSDESLAEEGFYGSELFDFMKSIVDDDPDLKKKSIAKVSSVCVITLKNNKGETKSWLLDFKKNGTVSKIDGKIPKSDIHLTLKDVDFVKLINNEANPQRMFMAGKMKIKGNLMKAASIEPFLREVDPRTKNEKAKL; encoded by the coding sequence ATGTCTGACGAATCACTTGCTGAGGAGGGCTTCTACGGCTCCGAACTCTTCGACTTCATGAAATCAATTGTCGACGATGACCctgatttgaagaagaaatcaattGCCAAAGTCAGTTCTGTGTGTGTGatcaccttgaagaacaacaaggGCGAGACCAAGTCGTGGTTgttggacttcaagaagaatggcACTGTCTCCAAGATCGATGGCAAGATCCCCAAGAGCGACATTCACTTGACGTTGAAGGATGTGGATTTCgtgaagttgatcaacaacGAGGCCAACCCACAGAGAATGTTCATGGCAGGCAAGATGAAGATCAAGGGCAATTTGATGAAGGCGGCGTCCATTGAGCCCTTCTTGCGTGAAGTGGACCCCAGAACCAAGAATGAAAAGGCCAAGTTGTAA
- a CDS encoding cytochrome P450, which produces MVLVQEVKEHALRANAKVAQYGVAGYVGVFFAAILLYALYRNLKIFYLRKRFGAELAPWIPKSGWFNSRPALVMFRRKSQGELVGWLWTKFYGEHENYRVRIGGDTLFVTIDPENLRAVLATQFNDFALALRHSHFKPVLGDGVFTLDYGGWKHSRALLRPNFSREKVSHTQALEKHVQHLFRHVRKYQGQKFDLQELFYRFTVDTSTEFLFGQSVYGLLDESIGENHPEAFEGERQFYEAFNRAQEIMATRAWMQKWYMFYYPRDFKKNTRIVHNLADFYVQKALAMSPEEIEKVSDGYVFLYELVKETRDPKMLRDQLLNIMIAGRDTTASLMTFTFFELARNPDVFERLKAEIREKFGTGSTGNIEDITFETLKKCTFLKYVINEVLRLYPAVPINYRFANKHTTLPRGGGPNGDKPVFIEKGTCIGYLVSCTHRNEKYYGKDAHEFRPDRWADRSLKPGWAYLPFNGGPRICLGQQFAITEASYVIARFMMEFDKLYDHYPEPDRYPPRQVSQLTTTLATGCWLAME; this is translated from the coding sequence ATGGTGCTCGTACAAGAAGTGAAAGAACACGCGTTAAGGGCCAACGCTAAAGTGGCCCAGTATGGCGTTGCAGGTTACGTGGGGgtgtttttcgcagccattttgttGTATGCTCTCTATCGAAATTTGAAGATCTTTTACTTGCGCAAGAGATTTGGCGCCGAGTTGGCTCCGTGGATCCCCAAATCAGGCTGGTTCAACTCGAGACCGGCGCTTGTTATGtttagaagaaaaagccagGGCGAGTTGGTTGGCTGGTTGTGGACCAAGTTTTATGGGGAGCACGAGAACTACAGAGTGAGAATTGGTGGCGATACGCTATTTGTGACGATCGACCCCGAGAACTTGAGAGCCGTGTTGGCGACGCAGTTCAATGACTTTGCGTTGGCGTTGAGACACTCTCATTTCAAGCCTGTTTTGGGTGATGGTGTGTTCACGTTGGACTATGGCGGATGGAAGCACCTGCGCGCGCTCTTGAGacccaacttctccagaGAGAAGGTGTCACACACCCAGGCGCTTGAGAAGCACGTTCAGCATTTGTTCAGACATGTGAGAAAGTACCAGGGCCAGAAGTTCGACTTGCAGGAGCTCTTCTACAGGTTTACCGTAGACACCTCTACGGAATTCTTGTTTGGCCAGTCTGTGTACGGGCTTTTGGACGAAAGCATTGGTGAAAACCACCCAGAAGCATTTGAAGGCGAGAGACAGTTCTACGAGGCGTTCAACAGGGCCCAGGAGATCATGGCCACCAGAGCGTGGATGCAGAAGTGGTACATGTTCTACTATCCAAgggacttcaagaagaacaccAGAATTGTCCACAACTTGGCCGACTTCTACGTGCAGAAGGCCCTTGCCATGTCCCCTGAAGAGATCGAGAAGGTGTCTGACGGCTATGTCTTCTTGTACGAGCTCGTCAAGGAGACCAGAGACCCCAAGATGTTGAGAGACCAGTTGTTGAACATTATGATTGCCGGTAGAGACACCACGGCGTCGCTCATGaccttcaccttcttcgaGTTGGCCAGAAACCCAGACGTGTTCGAGAGGTTGAAGGCTGAAATCAGGGAGAAGTTTGGCACGGGCTCCACCGGCAACATTGAGGACATCACCTTCGAGACCCTCAAGAAGTGtaccttcttgaagtacgTGATCAACGAGGTGCTCAGATTGTACCCTGCGGTGCCCATCAACTACAGATTTGCCAACAAGCACACGACGTTGCCTCGTGGCGGTGGCCCTAACGGTGACAAGCCTGTGTTTATTGAAAAGGGCACTTGCATTGGTTACTTGGTGAGTTGTACCCACCGTAACGAGAAGTACTACGGCAAGGACGCCCACGAATTCAGACCAGACAGATGGGCCGACAGAAGCTTGAAGCCTGGTTGGGCATACTTGCCTTTTAACGGTGGCCCCAGAATTTGCTTGGGCCAGCAATTCGCCATCACTGAGGCTTCCTACGTGATTGCCAGATTCATGATGGAGTTTGACAAGCTCTACGATCATTACCCTGAGCCCGACAGATACCCACCTCGCCAGGTCTCACAGTTGACCACCACGCTCGCTACCGGCTGCTGGTTGGCCATGGAGTAG
- the SYS1 gene encoding Sys1p, which yields MSWFSGYSPLAGNDNVATLNTQSPGKISLQILVLQCFYYLTALIIFYLVASLNGYDFSVDWIFSWELIASDNAMGLILFAMWLVDSLLCVLFVTIIVGRSKLAWDFAVTVHVINLCVVWLYTGKFPTSLLWWCLQVLSAVILVTLSTYSTRWKELRTTFFDNMLDQQERGEVRHDDIAMKDLPSQQSH from the coding sequence ATGTCCTGGTTCTCTGGCTACAGCCCTCTAGCGGGCAATGACAACGTGGCCACCTTAAATACTCAGAGCCCTGGCAAGATCCTGCTCCAAATCCTCGTGCTCCAGTGCTTTTACTACCTCACTGccttgatcatcttctACCTTGTGGCGCTGCTCAACGGGTATGACTTTAGCGTCGACTGGATCTTTTCGTGGGAGCTTATCGCCTCAGATAATGCCATGGGGCTTATTTTGTTTGCGATGTGGCTCGTGGACTCGCTTCTCTGCGTGTTGTTTGTCACCATCATAGTAGGAAGGTCCAAGTTGGCGTGGGACTTTGCTGTCACGGTGCATGTCATCAACTTGTGTGTGGTGTGGCTATACACCGGCAAGTTCCCTACGTCGTTGCTTTGGTGGTGTCTTCAGGTGCTCAGTGCAGTGATCTTGGTGACGCTATCGACGTATTCTACGCGTTGGAAGGAGCTCAGAACAACATTTTTCGATAACATGCTTGATCAACAGGAGAGGGGCGAGGTCAGGCACGACGACATCGCCATGAAGGACTTACCCCTGCAGCAGCTGCATTGA